The Papaver somniferum cultivar HN1 chromosome 3, ASM357369v1, whole genome shotgun sequence genome includes a region encoding these proteins:
- the LOC113357730 gene encoding cyclin-T1-4-like isoform X2, with translation MARGTPGWYFSENEIDDHSPSRKDGIDLEKETELRKLYCSFLQDLGMKLKVPQVSIAVAMMLCRRFYMRQSHVKNEWQTIATVSMFLSCKMEETPRLLMDVVVAYEIMYRTKPAAAERIKQKDVYNKQKELIVTAERVLLVTVAFGFDIQLPYKPLVVALRRMEISQNDVAKVAWNFVNDWLRTTLCLQYKPHYIAAGSIYLAAKFHKMKLRSVNGKVWWMEFDVVPQRLEGSLPIGISFM, from the exons ATGGCAAGAGGCACCCCTGGATGGTACTTTAGTGAAAATGAGATAGATGATCATTCACCTTCAAGAAAGGATGGGATTGACCTTGAGAAAGAGACAGAGCTGCGAAAATTATACTGTTCATTTCTTCAGGACTTAGGCATGAAGCTCAAAGT ACCACAGGTTTCAATAGCAGTTGCAATGATGTTATGCCGCCGGTTTTATATGCGTCAATCTCATGTAAAGAATGAATGGCAGACAATAGCAACGGTGAGCATGTTTCTTTCATGCAAGATGGAAGAAACACCGCGCTTATTAATGGACGTTGTTGTGGCGTATGAGATTATGTATAGAACTAAACCTGCAGCCGCAGAAAGAATCAAACAGAAG GATGTTTATAATAAGCAGAAAGAACTAATTGTAACGGCGGAGAGAGTTTTGCTAGTCACAGTTGCATTTGGTTTCGATATTCAACTGCCTTACAAGCCCCTCGTTGTGGCTCTTAGAAGGATGGAGATTTCCCAAAATGACGTTGCAAAGGTGGCATGGAATTTCGTGAATGATTG GCTGCGGACGACTCTGTGTTTGCAGTACAAACCTCATTACATTGCTGCTGGTTCAATATATCTTGCTGCAAAATTTCACAAAATGAAGTTGCGTTCAGTTAATGGGAAAGTTTGGTGGATGGAATTTGATGTTGTCCCTCAGCGCTTGGAAG GATCATTACCTATTGGCATATCATTCATGTGA